The Burkholderiales bacterium JOSHI_001 genomic sequence GCACCGTGACCGCAGCCCCGGCCACCGCCAGCGCGGCCAGACCGATGAGCAACTTGGCACGGCCGAAGGACCAGGTCAGCAGCTGGGTGTCCTGGCGCTTGAGCCACCCGACCAACGGACTGTCGCCATGGTCCATGCGCTTCATCGTCGGCAGCATGTAGTAGCACATGACCGGCGTGACCGTCATCGAGACCAGCATGGACGCGAGGATGGACACGATGTATGCGATGCCCAGCGGCGTGAACAGCCGCCCTTCGATGCCCGGCAGCGCGAACAGCGGCACGAAGACCAGCACCACGATGACGGTGGCGTAGACGATGCCCGAGCGCACCTCGACGCTGGCGCTGCGAACGACCTCCAGCACCGACAGCGGGTTACCTGCCGTCTTGTTCTGCTTAAGGCGCCGCAGGATGTTCTCGACATCGACCACCGCGTCATCGACCAGCTCGCCGATGGCGATGGCCAGGCCGCCGAGCGTCATCACGTTGATCGACTGCCCCAGCCACTGGAAGACCAGCGCTGTGACGGCCAGCGACAGCGGAATCGCCACCAGCGAGATGACCGTCGTGCGCACCGACAGCAGGAAGGCGAACAGCACGATGGCGACCATGATCGCGCCGTCGCGCAGCGCCTCGGCCACGTTGCCGATGGAGGCCTTGATGAAGTCGGCCTGGCGGAACAGCACACGGGGCTCGGCCAGCCCCTTCGGCAACCCTTGTTTCAGTTCGGACAGCGCCGACTCGATCTGCGCCGTCAGCTTGACCGTGTCGGCATCAGGCTGCTTCTGCACGCTGATGACCACCGCCGGCAGGCCGTTGTAGCCCGCATCGCCGCGTTTCAGGCCGGCCGCGAAGGAGACGGTGGCTACCTGTTCCAGCAGGATCGCGCGGCCGTCTTTCCAGGCCACGGCGATGCCGGCCAGATCCTCGACGCGGTTGCTGCGGCCCAGGTGGCGGATCAGGAACTCGCGGCTGTTCAGGTCGATGAAGCCGCCACCGGCGTTGCCGGCGTACCCCTTCAGCGCCTGCTCGACCTGCGTCAACGAGACACCGAACTGCGCCAGGCGCGCCGTGTCCGGCGCCACGCGCAGCGTGCGCACCTCGCCGCCGATGGGGATGACCTGCGAGACGCCGGGAATCGACAGCAGCCGGGGCCGCAGCACGAAGTCGGCGTACTCGCGCGCCTGCATCGGTGTGGCGACCGGCGACTTGCCGTCGCCCGGCTCCAGTGGAAGCGCGACGAGCATCACCTCGCCCATGATCGACGACACTGGGCCCATCACCGGCGTGATCTCTCCCGGCATCTGCGTGCGCACGATCGCCAGCCGCTCTGCCACCAACTGGCGGTTGCGGTAGATGTCGGTGCCCCAGTCGAACTCGGCATAGACCAGCGACAGGCCCACGCCAGAGGTGCTGCGCACGCGGGTCACGCCGGGCATGCCGTTGAGGGCCGTTTCCAGCGGGAAGGTGACGAGCTGCTCCACCTCTTCCGGCGCCATGCCACCGGCCTCGGTGAGCACGGTGATCAGCGGCTTGTTGAGGTCGGGGAAGACGTCGACCGGCGTGCGCCAGGCGGTCATCGCGCCGTAGACCATCAACAACGCGGCCACCGCCAGCACGAACAGGCGGTTGTGCAGGCTGGTACGAACGATCCAGTTGAACATGGTGTGTTCCCGTTCAGCGGATCTGCGCGATCAGTGGCGCACCCTGGACAACGACGCGGTTGTCCGCGCTGAGGCCCTGGGTGATGACCACGGTAGTCGCATCGAGCGGCCTGAACTGCACGGGCTGCGCGATGAAGCGCTCGGCGCCCGACTTGATCCAGACGATGGGCTCGTTGGACGGGTTGCGCACTACGGCCTGCGCTGGCAGCACCACGCCCTTGATGCGTTCCTTCGATTGCGCCACGACGGTGACCGGCTGGCCAATGGCGAGTGGCAAGGCAGCGCCCGGCTTGGATGCACTCACGGCGAACGTGATCGGCAGCACCCCGTCACGCATCGAGCGCGATGCACCCAGCAGGCGCAGTGCCACTTCCGGCAGACCCTGCAGCGACGCGCCGGCCACACGGGCGGACAGGCCGGCGTCGGCGGTGGTGGCCTCGACCAGCATGCGCGCCGGATCGACCACTTCGAACAGCACGTCCCGCGGTTCGACGACCTGGCCGACGACGAGATCGGCGCGCGCAATCACGCCACTGATCGGTGCGGTCAAGGCTTCACGGGACGCCAGGCTACCGCCGATGCTGCGCTCGCGCTCGGCCAGGCTCGTCGCCTCGACGCGTGCGGCATCGATCTCCTTGCGCGGTACGGTGCCCTCCAGGCCTTCCAGGCGTTGCACGCGCTGCTCGGCCAGCTGCCGCTGCGCCTTGAGCTCGGCCAGCTGGGCTTGCTGGCTGCCGAGTGCGTAGGGCTCAGCGTGATGGCGCACGTAGGCCAGCACGTCGCCGCGCTTGAAGGCTTGACCCGCGACCGGCAGGCCCTTGGGCCCGGGCTCGATGCGGCCGCCGTGCACGGCCTGCACGCGCCCGCTGGCGTTCGGGTCCATGACCACGCGGCCCGGCATCTCGACCGTCGCCGCGGCCTCGGACTCAGGTGCCAGCACCGTGCGGATGGCCATGCGCCGCTGGGCGAGCTTGGGCACGTTGACGCTGCCATCGGGCAGGCGCGCCAGCCCCGACGCATGGACGGCCGCGCCGGGGGCGTCGAGGTGCTCGCCGTTGGGGCCGTGTGCGCCGGGAGCGGCGTAAGCCATGGGCGCCAGGAACAGGCTAGCGGCCAGCGCCGCGGGAACCAGCCCGCGCAGGCTGTCGTTGAACGACCAGATCGGGTGCTTCATCACAGGCCTCCCTGCAGCTTGCCTGTGTCGCGGCGGCGCTGGCGCCACCAGGCGATGCCGCCGATCAGGCCCAAGGCTGCGACACCCGCGCCGATCCAGGCCGCGCGCTCCAGTTCGTGATCGTGACCATGGCCGTGATCGTCGGTGCCGTGGGCGTGCCCGTGGTCGTCCTTTGTCGCTGCGGCAACGACGCGACCTGCGGCGTTCACCAGCGTCCCATCGAGCAGGTCACTGTCCTGGCCAGCGACCAGTGTAAAGACGAGGCCGTGCTCGCCCGGCCCTGCCAGTGCTTTCAACAGGGCCGCGTCGGTGACGGCGTAGTCGCCTTGCTCGGCGCGGAACGCTGCTACCGCCTTGAGCGCGCCGCTCTCGACTTCGAGCTTCGCGCCCAGCACGGGCTCGTTGGTCTCAAAGCGGTCGACCACGATGGCCAATTCGCTGGCACGCAGTTCGGCGACCAGTTCGAAGGT encodes the following:
- a CDS encoding heavy metal efflux pump, cobalt-zinc-cadmium (PFAM: AcrB/AcrD/AcrF family~TIGRFAM: heavy metal efflux pump (cobalt-zinc-cadmium)), which encodes MFNWIVRTSLHNRLFVLAVAALLMVYGAMTAWRTPVDVFPDLNKPLITVLTEAGGMAPEEVEQLVTFPLETALNGMPGVTRVRSTSGVGLSLVYAEFDWGTDIYRNRQLVAERLAIVRTQMPGEITPVMGPVSSIMGEVMLVALPLEPGDGKSPVATPMQAREYADFVLRPRLLSIPGVSQVIPIGGEVRTLRVAPDTARLAQFGVSLTQVEQALKGYAGNAGGGFIDLNSREFLIRHLGRSNRVEDLAGIAVAWKDGRAILLEQVATVSFAAGLKRGDAGYNGLPAVVISVQKQPDADTVKLTAQIESALSELKQGLPKGLAEPRVLFRQADFIKASIGNVAEALRDGAIMVAIVLFAFLLSVRTTVISLVAIPLSLAVTALVFQWLGQSINVMTLGGLAIAIGELVDDAVVDVENILRRLKQNKTAGNPLSVLEVVRSASVEVRSGIVYATVIVVLVFVPLFALPGIEGRLFTPLGIAYIVSILASMLVSMTVTPVMCYYMLPTMKRMDHGDSPLVGWLKRQDTQLLTWSFGRAKLLIGLAALAVAGAAVTVPLFPRAFLPAFNEGSLVLGLVMQPGTSLAESNRIGAVAETLIRQVPEVTQVGRRTGRAELDEHAEGVHSAEIDVDLKRSERDRETIMADIRERLSSLPAQATIGQPISHRLDHLLSGVRAQVAVKIFGDDTDTLRGLAEQMRSQLAGVPGLVDLTVEKQVLIPQITVRLDHRKAAQMGLAPGEAIRVLQALTDGAHGADIVDGPRRYELVLRLPDNQRSPQDLARTLIDTPAGRVPVSSIATVEETDGPNQIGRENGRRRIIVYANTDGGDMGRVIKDIRSIIDTTALPTGNFISLEGQFQAQEQATRLIAGLSVVSLVMMFLVLYSRYQSVVLAGIIMANIPLALIGSVLAMWIAGVSLSVASMVGFITLAGIATRNGILKISHYINLVKFEGESFSQAMIVRGSLERLTPVLMTALVAAFALTPLLLAADAPGKEILHPVAVVIFGGLVSSTLLDTLLTPVLFWLFGEKATQRLTRAEPEAPQGAAGTQEAY
- a CDS encoding membrane-fusion protein, with product MKHPIWSFNDSLRGLVPAALAASLFLAPMAYAAPGAHGPNGEHLDAPGAAVHASGLARLPDGSVNVPKLAQRRMAIRTVLAPESEAAATVEMPGRVVMDPNASGRVQAVHGGRIEPGPKGLPVAGQAFKRGDVLAYVRHHAEPYALGSQQAQLAELKAQRQLAEQRVQRLEGLEGTVPRKEIDAARVEATSLAERERSIGGSLASREALTAPISGVIARADLVVGQVVEPRDVLFEVVDPARMLVEATTADAGLSARVAGASLQGLPEVALRLLGASRSMRDGVLPITFAVSASKPGAALPLAIGQPVTVVAQSKERIKGVVLPAQAVVRNPSNEPIVWIKSGAERFIAQPVQFRPLDATTVVITQGLSADNRVVVQGAPLIAQIR